One window of Manihot esculenta cultivar AM560-2 chromosome 17, M.esculenta_v8, whole genome shotgun sequence genomic DNA carries:
- the LOC110604553 gene encoding probable adenylate kinase 7, mitochondrial — MAGLSQLGLATGSPALRRLGMLASTRAYGSAAAVQYDYDFYYDDDHSEAERSRKLNRDSRMPEPRLDSAAASDWGRGVQWVLIGDPGAQKHVYAEKLSKLLQVPHISMGNLLRQELNPNSSLYKQIASAVNEGKLVPEEVIFGLLSKRLEEGYCRGETGFILDGIPRTRIQAEILDEIADIDLVVNFKRTEDNLVKRDFLTVGNSMSSVNDGGSALKEKFRIYAEQGKALEDYYRKQKKLVDFQVAGAPGETWQGLLAALHLKHLGAVNSSQKLAA, encoded by the exons ATGGCCGGACTGAGCCAACTGGGATTAGCCACAGGGTCCCCAGCTCTCCGCCGTCTCGGAATGCTTGCTAGCACCCGTGCCTACGGATCGGCGGCTGCGGTTCAATACGACTACGATTTCTACTACGACGACGATCATTCGGAGGCAGAACGAAGCAGAAAGTTGAATCGGGATTCGCGGATGCCGGAGCCAAGGCTAGACTCTGCTGCGGCGTCGGACTGGGGGAGAGGAGTGCAGTGGGTATTGATAGGGGATCCAGGAGCTCAAAAGCACGTTTACGCAGAAAAGCTTTCGAAACTTCTACAAGTTCCTCATATTTCCATGGGTAACCTGCTTCGGCAAGAGCTTAACCCTAACTCTTCTCTCTACAAACAG ATAGCAAGTGCGGTGAATGAAGGTAAGCTAGTACCTGAGGAAGTAATTTTTGGGTTGTTGTCCAAGAGGCTTGAAGAAGGTTACTGCAGAGGTGAAACTGGCTTCATTTTGGATGGCATTCCACGAACAAGGATTCAAGCT GAAATTCTTGATGAAATTGCTGATATCGATCTAGTTGTGAACTTTAAACGTACTGAAGATAACTTGGTGAAGAGGGATTTTCTTACCGTAGGAAACTCTATGTCCTCTGTTAATGATGGTGGAAGTGCCTTGAAGGAAAAGTTCCGGATATATGCAGAACAG GGGAAGGCATTGGAAGATTACTACAGGAAGCAAAAGAAACTGGTGGACTTTCAAGTAGCGGGTGCACCTGGAGAAACCTGGCAAGGCTTGTTGGCAGCATTACACCTCAAGCATTTGGGTGCTGTTAATTCTTCACAGAAACTGGCTGCTTGA
- the LOC110605653 gene encoding uncharacterized protein LOC110605653 encodes MLRFLSKLLTNHNSKTGCTRFVRTLSSSSSKAHDLTLHYLTNSCGMSLQSATSACKFVRIQSEDKADLVLQLLRAKGFTLSQIASLISNRPYIISSDPDKILKPKLEYFESLGFAAPSLPNMLCADATILSTSLKNRILPNIDFLRGFLETEDDVLWTLKRWFSVVRYDTELMMSTICTLCACGVPVPTIRKLVLLHPKLLIIGFYSYEEKIQELKGMGIEPTSKVFLTAFFSMCVMSRRKWERKKKFLMSFGWSERDFLMAFRVQPLFVTTSEQKMKKVMEFYLTKAGLQVSDLVRSPHLLRISLEGNAIPRCSVLEVLMSKGLIKKKLNVVAALRMSRKPFETKYLTYFKEDCPELIQAYQAKTFQGFGMNI; translated from the coding sequence ATGCTTCGTTTCTTGTCCAAATTACTCACAAATCATAACTCCAAAACGGGTTGCACTCGATTTGTTCGAACGCTTTCATCTTCAAGCTCAAAAGCTCACGATTTAACACTCCATTACCTCACCAACTCATGTGGGATGTCTCTACAAAGTGCTACTTCAGCTTGCAAGTTTGTTCGTATTCAGAGCGAAGATAAAGCGGATTTGGTTCTTCAACTGCTAAGAGCTAAAGGGTTTACTCTATCTCAAATTGCTTCCTTAATTTCAAACCGACCATATATTATTTCATCCGATCCAGATAAAATCCTTAAACCCAAGCTCGAATACTTTGAGTCACTGGGTTTTGCAGCTCCCTCGCTTCCCAATATGCTATGTGCTGATGCAACGATTCTATCAACTAGTTTAAAGAATCGGATTTTGCCTAACATTGATTTTCTTAGGGGATTTCTTGAGACCGAGGATGATGTTCTCTGGACCTTGAAGCGATGGTTCAGTGTCGTTAGGTACGATACTGAATTGATGATGTCTACGATATGCACTTTGTGTGCTTGTGGTGTGCCAGTACCCACTATTAGGAAGCTAGTACTATTGCACCCTAAACTACTAATTATTGGATTTTATTCTTATGAAGAAAAGATTCAAGAACTCAAGGGAATGGGGATTGAGCCGACGAGCAAGGTATTTCTGACTGCTTTCTTTTCTATGTGCGTCATGAGCAGAAGGAAGtgggaaaggaaaaagaaattcTTAATGAGCTTTGGTTGGTCTGAAAGAGATTTTCTTATGGCTTTTAGAGTACAGCCATTATTTGTGACTACATCTGAGCAGAAGATGAAGAAAGTAATGGAGTTCTATCTGACCAAAGCCGGTTTGCAGGTTTCAGATCTTGTTAGATCCCCACATCTTCTTAGGATTAGTTTGGAGGGAAATGCGATACCAAGATGCTCTGTTTTGGAAGTGCTAATGTCGAAGGGCTTGATTaagaagaaattaaatgttgttGCGGCATTAAGGATGTCTAGAAAACCATTCGAAACCAAATATTTAACTTATTTCAAGGAGGACTGCCCTGAGTTGATCCAGGCATACCAAGCCAAGACATTTCAAGGATTTGGTATGAACATATGA